CTATTGAGTTGTTTACTTATAAAAACAGAGTTTGTATCTACAATTTGGCCTATGAGAATTTCATCGCCAATGGTTATAATTTCTGCTAACATTTACAGCGAAAAGTCTCTTTTTAGTTCGTCAAAAACTGTGTTTACAGTTTCTACAACCCGCTCCATTTGTTCTTGAATAGCATTATTATTTTTTGAAGAGCGCGTCCAAGTCTCAATGCTTGTTATATCCTTTTCTAGCCCAAGACCAAACATTTCGAAGTTGGGCTTCATTTTGTGCGCAAATTGGTATGCTAGTTCTTTATTGTCATTAGAAACAGCTTCTTCTAATGCGTGAAGGTCGGGTGGTATTTCTTCTAGAAAAGTCTTGGCAACAATGATCATAAATTCTTGATCACCCCCAGAAATTTCTTCTAATTTTTCTCTTGAATAGTGTGTACTCATTTATTTTACTTTAATGGAAAAGGCTTGTTTGTCTTCTATAAATCCTGTTAGTATGTCGTTGGGGAATACTTTGCCAACTCCTGCTGGCGTACCTGTAAATATAACATCTCCAATCTTTAAAGTAAAATATTTTGAAATATATTCGATTAACGCATCAATTTTCCATAATTGTAAGGCCGTACTTGCTTGCTGTACAACAGCTCCATTGCGTTCTAACCGAAAGGAAATATCGTCTACTG
This Rasiella rasia DNA region includes the following protein-coding sequences:
- a CDS encoding Hpt domain-containing protein yields the protein MSTHYSREKLEEISGGDQEFMIIVAKTFLEEIPPDLHALEEAVSNDNKELAYQFAHKMKPNFEMFGLGLEKDITSIETWTRSSKNNNAIQEQMERVVETVNTVFDELKRDFSL